A single window of Cydia splendana chromosome 13, ilCydSple1.2, whole genome shotgun sequence DNA harbors:
- the LOC134796326 gene encoding rab9 effector protein with kelch motifs-like — translation MWSSVDGSGSAGAAPCARGKHSATLLGGYVYVLGGRGGGGSVPLRDFWRYCLATGEWERLACRGEPPPSLQEHSCTAHGNKLYVFGGEAGALGDTPLWVYDTELGSWRKLPGQPAPPGRRGPRARGGGAGPRGRRGHSAHALKDCLLVFGGYKDLRGSTNELWAFHYESESWHQVRTANAGPARHRHAAALHDARLYVHGGQSDLRACADLWHYDTMSRVWTAVRPARGSRGWPGARVGHAGLRAGAHLYIFGGEVDGHASNELWRFHFATETWERIVQSVNWPSPRVDCCALLVPGAPRRIRSAPAPTPVAPRPDPPASLLKELSRLSSIHMRRAARCSYSALGQDSTESLANSQLSKSHSSYVIERSSDAGPKEADEAERFRSDISREPISVPDFADMILPTPVLSPIEAAKLVYLDSDEEEDMKREIESMRRKDDVQMRRLDTPKVVAIPKSASVRFSKDVTTTEEEEGELSTSDYASAERVNRLSGASLGFCNPHYLGPDVRALAALTPDSGVGAGDIELHDLGERRARSAQRNGGDSQLHLLLVGGREPPHVARLQSPLSLWTYRLL, via the exons CCACAGGAGAATGGGAGCGTCTAGCGTGCCGCGGCGAGCCACCGCCATCTTTACAAGAACACTCTTGTACCGCACACGGCAACAAACTTTATGTTTTCGGTGGCGAAGCTGGTGCGCTGGGCGATACACCACTTTGGGTGTATGACACAGAG CTCGGTTCATGGCGCAAGTTGCCCGGCCAACCGGCGCCCCCTGGACGCCGAGGCCCACGAGCCCGCGGCGGCGGAGCCGGACCTAGGGGAAGACGAGGACATTCTGCTCACGCTCTGAAGGATTGTCTGCTGGTCTTTGGCGGTTATAAGGATTTGAGGGGATCTACTAATGAGCTGTGGGCTTTTCACTATG AATCGGAATCCTGGCACCAAGTACGAACAGCCAATGCCGGCCCGGCCCGGCACCGGCATGCGGCTGCCCTGCACGATGCAAGGCTCTACGTGCATGGAGGACAGAGCGATTTGAGAGCTTGTGCTGATCTGTGGCACTATGACACTA TGTCCCGAGTATGGACGGCAGTGCGTCCCGCACGCGGCTCCCGCGGCTGGCCCGGCGCGCGCGTCGGCCACGCGGGGCTGCGCGCGGGGGCCCATCTTTACATCTTTGGAGGGGAAGTTGACGGTCATGCTTCCAACGAGTTGTGGAGGTTTCACTTcg CGACGGAGACATGGGAGCGCATCGTGCAGAGCGTAAACTGGCCCTCACCTCGCGTAGACTGCTGCGCGCTCCTAGTGCCCGGCGCCCCACGTCGAATCCGTTCCGCCCCAGCACCTACTCCTGTCGCACCCCGTCCAGACCCCCCCGCAAGTCTTCTCAAGGAACTTTCCAGACTATCTTCCATACATATGCGACGAGCCGCCCGCTGTAGTTATTCCGCCCTAGGCCAAGACTCCACGGAAAGCTTAGCCAACTCCCAGCTATCGAAATCCCATTCCTCATACGTCATAGAACGCTCGAGCGACGCCGGCCCTAAAGAAGCTGATGAGGCCGAACGCTTCCGTTCTGATATCTCTCGGGAACCTATATCAGTGCCAGATTTCGCCGATATGATCCTTCCAACCCCAGTTTTATCCCCTATTGAGGCAGCTAAGCTAGTCTATCTAGACTCCGATGAGGAGGAAGATATGAAGCGTGAAATAGAGAGTATGCGCAGGAAAGATGATGTTCAAATGCGACGGCTCGATACGCCAAAAGTCGTAGCGATTCCTAAATCTGCCTCAGTCAGGTTTAGTAAAGACGTGACTACTACCGAAGAGGAGGAGGGTGAGCTGTCAACCTCAGATTACGCTAGTGCTGAGCGAGTTAATAGACTATCAGGGGCATCGCTTGGGTTTTGTAATCCTCACTACTTAGGGCCTGACGTTCGAGCGTTGGCAGCATTGACACCAGATTCAGGAGTAGGCGCGGGGGATATCGAGCTGCACGATTTAGGGGAACGCCGCGCTCGAAGCGCTCAACGCAATGGAGGAGATTCCCAGCTACATTTACTTCTGGTGGGGGGTCGAGAACCCCCCCACGTGGCTCGACTCCAAAGCCCCCTGTCCCTTTGGACTTACAGGCTGTTGTAG